One part of the Leclercia sp. LSNIH1 genome encodes these proteins:
- the dbpA gene encoding ATP-dependent RNA helicase DbpA: MTAFSTLNVLPAAQLDNLNELGYLTMTPVQAAALPAILEGRDVRVQAKTGSGKTAAFGLGLLQQIDATLFQTQSLVLCPTRELADQVAGELRRLARFLPNTKILTLCGGQPFGAQRDSLQHAPHIIVATPGRLLDHLQKGTVSLDALQTLVLDEADRMLDMGFSDAIDEVTRFAPPTRQTLLFSATWPEAIAAISGRVQQNPLAIEIDSVDALPAIEQQFFDTTQRGKIPLLQKLLSIHQPASCVVFCNTKKDCQAVCDALAEAGQSALALHGDLEQRDRDQTLVRFANGSARVLVATDVAARGLDIKSLELVVNFELAWDPEVHVHRIGRTARAGNSGLAISFCAPEEAQRANILAEMLQIKLNWVDAPANVTITPLAAEMATLCIDGGKKAKMRPGDVLGALTGDIGLDGADIGKIAVHPAHVYVAVRQSVAQKAWKQLQNGKIKGKSCRVRLLK; encoded by the coding sequence GTGACTGCTTTTTCAACGCTGAACGTACTGCCTGCCGCCCAACTCGATAACCTGAACGAGTTGGGTTATCTGACCATGACCCCTGTACAGGCTGCCGCGCTGCCAGCGATCCTGGAAGGACGCGACGTCCGTGTACAGGCCAAAACCGGCAGCGGTAAAACGGCTGCCTTCGGTCTTGGGCTGTTACAGCAGATTGACGCCACGCTGTTCCAGACGCAGTCGCTGGTACTTTGCCCGACGCGCGAGCTGGCGGATCAGGTCGCAGGAGAGTTACGTCGTCTGGCGCGTTTTCTGCCAAACACCAAAATTTTGACCCTCTGCGGCGGACAGCCGTTCGGGGCACAGCGTGACTCTTTGCAGCATGCCCCGCACATTATTGTTGCTACGCCGGGGCGTTTGCTCGACCACCTGCAGAAAGGCACCGTCTCGCTTGATGCGCTGCAAACTCTGGTGCTGGATGAAGCCGACCGGATGCTCGACATGGGCTTTAGCGACGCCATTGATGAAGTGACCCGCTTTGCGCCGCCAACGCGCCAGACGTTGCTCTTCTCCGCTACCTGGCCGGAGGCGATCGCCGCCATTAGCGGACGCGTGCAGCAAAATCCGCTCGCCATTGAAATTGATTCTGTGGACGCGCTGCCCGCCATTGAGCAGCAGTTCTTCGATACCACCCAGCGGGGCAAAATCCCGCTGCTGCAAAAACTGCTCAGCATTCACCAGCCTGCCTCCTGCGTGGTGTTCTGTAACACCAAAAAGGATTGCCAGGCGGTATGCGATGCGCTGGCCGAGGCGGGACAGAGCGCCCTGGCGCTGCATGGCGATCTTGAGCAGCGCGACCGTGACCAGACCCTGGTACGTTTCGCCAACGGCAGTGCCCGCGTGCTGGTCGCCACCGACGTCGCCGCCCGCGGCCTGGACATTAAATCCCTGGAGCTGGTGGTGAACTTCGAGCTGGCCTGGGACCCGGAAGTACATGTTCATCGTATTGGCCGTACCGCGCGAGCCGGTAACAGCGGCCTGGCGATCAGTTTCTGCGCGCCGGAAGAGGCACAGCGTGCCAACATCCTGGCGGAAATGCTGCAAATCAAACTGAACTGGGTTGATGCCCCGGCTAACGTCACCATTACGCCGCTGGCGGCAGAGATGGCAACGCTCTGTATCGACGGCGGTAAAAAAGCCAAAATGCGTCCCGGCGATGTACTGGGGGCGCTGACCGGTGATATCGGGCTGGACGGGGCAGACATTGGTAAAATCGCGGTGCATCCGGCGCACGTGTATGTGGCGGTGCGTCAGTCTGTGGCGCAGAAAGCGTGGAAACAGCTGCAAAACGGCAAGATTAAAGGCAAAAGCTGCCGGGTTCGTCTGCTGAAATAA
- the ynaL gene encoding proline-rich small protein YnaL: MLLSLLLQPLRQSDPVPTDPVPVPDPIPRPQPMPDPPPDEVPIKMSHQRRRSARIRAC, from the coding sequence ATGCTTTTATCACTGCTGCTGCAACCCCTGCGGCAATCGGACCCGGTGCCTACTGATCCGGTGCCGGTTCCCGATCCGATTCCACGCCCACAACCGATGCCGGATCCACCACCGGACGAAGTGCCGATTAAAATGTCGCATCAGAGGCGGAGATCTGCGAGGATACGCGCCTGCTGA
- the zntB gene encoding zinc transporter ZntB: MEGIKGSEVNVPDAVFAWLLDGKGGARPLTDDDTIDQQHPCWLHLNYTHPESANWLASTPLLPNNVRDALAGESLRPRVTRMGEGTLITLRCINGSTDERPDQLVAMRLYMDERLIVSTRQRKVLALDDVVGDLKEGTGPQDCGGWLVDVCDALTDHASEFIEELHDKIIDLEDNLIDQQIPPRGFLALLRKQLIVMRRYMAPQRDVYARLASERFPWMSDDHRRRMQDIAERLGRGLDEIDACIARTAVMTDEISQVMQESLSRRTYTMSLMAMVFLPSTFLTGLFGVNLGGIPGGDFRFGFSLFCIMLVVLIGGVAWWLHRSKWL; encoded by the coding sequence GTGGAAGGCATAAAAGGATCGGAAGTTAACGTTCCTGACGCAGTATTTGCGTGGTTACTGGATGGAAAAGGCGGGGCGCGGCCGCTCACCGACGACGATACTATCGATCAGCAGCATCCCTGCTGGCTACATCTGAACTATACCCACCCGGAGAGCGCCAACTGGCTGGCCTCTACGCCGTTGTTACCCAATAACGTGCGCGACGCGCTGGCCGGGGAGAGCCTGCGGCCTCGCGTCACCCGCATGGGCGAGGGGACACTGATTACGCTGCGCTGCATTAACGGCAGCACCGATGAGCGCCCGGACCAGCTGGTGGCGATGCGCCTCTATATGGACGAGCGGCTTATTGTCTCGACCCGGCAGCGCAAAGTGCTGGCGCTGGATGATGTCGTCGGCGATTTAAAAGAGGGCACCGGTCCGCAAGATTGTGGAGGCTGGCTGGTGGACGTCTGCGACGCGCTGACCGATCATGCCAGCGAGTTTATCGAAGAGCTGCACGATAAGATTATCGATCTGGAAGATAATCTCATCGACCAGCAAATCCCCCCCCGCGGTTTTCTGGCGTTATTAAGAAAGCAGCTGATTGTTATGCGCCGCTATATGGCGCCTCAGCGGGATGTCTATGCCCGGCTGGCGAGCGAACGGTTTCCCTGGATGAGTGACGATCACCGTCGCAGAATGCAGGATATCGCCGAGCGACTGGGGCGCGGGCTGGATGAAATTGACGCCTGTATCGCACGAACGGCAGTCATGACCGATGAAATTTCGCAGGTGATGCAGGAGTCGCTCTCGCGCAGAACCTACACCATGTCGTTGATGGCGATGGTCTTTCTTCCCAGCACCTTCCTGACAGGCCTGTTTGGCGTCAACCTGGGGGGGATCCCCGGCGGCGATTTCCGCTTCGGCTTCTCACTGTTTTGCATCATGTTAGTCGTTTTGATTGGTGGTGTTGCATGGTGGTTGCATCGCAGTAAATGGTTGTAA
- a CDS encoding methyl-accepting chemotaxis protein: protein MTQYLVVPINTVKRSIEEVISGNLGVSIPEFGNNCAGRLIPGINTLSSNLATLVREIRSSSHTAMTLSEQLAARSTALAAKTELQSASLIQTSASMEQMAATTKNTADNTRLANEKASAATLQAKKGGALMGQVANNMHSITECAQQMTEIITLIDGIAFQTNILALNAAVEAARAGDHGKGFSVVAGEVRSLAHRSAEAAKNIKSLIDITSSNVSQGAMVVAEAEKNMHDIVSGSGQVSKLMDEISTSTDEQEKGIVQITQALSDLEQVTQSNVVMVEELSGSSAVLKNQVVELQTRTRNFRLEAASTAPLYEGGALPVRA, encoded by the coding sequence ATGACGCAATATCTGGTTGTGCCAATCAACACCGTGAAAAGGAGCATCGAAGAGGTTATCTCGGGCAACCTGGGGGTGAGCATCCCTGAATTTGGTAATAACTGTGCAGGCCGGTTGATCCCAGGAATCAATACGTTGTCCAGCAATCTCGCTACGCTGGTGCGGGAGATCCGCTCTTCTTCCCATACCGCAATGACCCTGTCGGAACAGCTCGCCGCCCGCAGCACGGCGCTGGCCGCTAAAACCGAGCTACAGTCGGCGTCCCTGATTCAGACCTCCGCCAGCATGGAACAGATGGCCGCCACCACTAAAAATACGGCAGATAACACCCGACTGGCCAATGAAAAGGCCAGTGCCGCCACGCTTCAGGCAAAAAAAGGTGGCGCGCTGATGGGGCAGGTTGCCAACAACATGCACTCCATTACTGAGTGTGCCCAGCAGATGACGGAGATCATCACGCTGATTGATGGTATCGCCTTCCAGACCAACATTCTGGCGCTGAATGCCGCGGTTGAAGCCGCCCGCGCGGGGGATCATGGTAAAGGCTTCTCCGTCGTGGCGGGTGAGGTTCGTAGCCTGGCGCATCGCAGCGCCGAAGCGGCTAAAAATATCAAGTCACTCATTGACATCACCAGCAGCAACGTCAGTCAGGGGGCGATGGTGGTAGCGGAGGCTGAGAAAAACATGCACGACATCGTCAGCGGCTCCGGGCAGGTCAGCAAACTGATGGATGAGATCTCCACCTCTACCGACGAGCAGGAAAAGGGCATCGTCCAGATCACCCAGGCGTTGAGCGACCTGGAGCAGGTGACCCAGAGTAACGTGGTGATGGTTGAAGAGCTGTCGGGTTCATCAGCCGTGCTGAAAAATCAGGTTGTTGAACTGCAAACCCGTACCCGTAACTTCCGTCTGGAAGCGGCATCCACGGCGCCCCTGTACGAGGGTGGAGCCTTACCCGTACGAGCCTGA
- a CDS encoding sensor domain-containing diguanylate cyclase translates to MSPSGFDALDMLRTPVWLVSPVTEDVLFANTAAKMLMQNATLDVMRKGVCSAHAQATLAMYVPDLKARQEIVEVWSVRVDDQPTSLTCHLSLAVFDTIGEVIVFEGVARQPVTGLKATRSGTYQRKKQGFYARFFQTNSAPMLLIDPARDGLIVDANLAALNFYGYSHEEMCSKHTWEINTLGRNIMPVMMEIARLPGGHKPLNFIHRLADGTTRHVQTYAGPIEIYGDKLMLCIIHDITEQKRLEQELEHAALRDSLTGLLNRRQFYHLTDQTSPNHLPAQQEFSLLLVDTDHFKRINDLFGHQKGDELLIALARMLESGSRKDDYVFRWGGEEFVLLLPRTSMDAAMQIAETLRTAIARIAIPGLPRFTVSIGVARHNPDESIDDLFKRVDDALYRAKNDGRNKVLAA, encoded by the coding sequence ATGTCGCCTTCAGGGTTTGATGCACTGGACATGCTTAGAACGCCCGTATGGTTGGTATCCCCGGTAACGGAGGATGTGCTGTTCGCCAATACGGCAGCCAAAATGCTCATGCAGAATGCGACGCTGGATGTCATGCGTAAAGGCGTTTGCTCGGCCCATGCGCAGGCGACGCTTGCGATGTATGTTCCCGATTTAAAGGCACGTCAGGAGATCGTCGAAGTCTGGAGCGTGCGGGTCGATGACCAGCCAACCAGCCTTACCTGTCACCTCTCGTTGGCCGTTTTTGACACGATCGGTGAGGTGATTGTCTTCGAAGGCGTCGCCCGACAGCCGGTAACGGGACTTAAAGCCACTCGCTCAGGCACCTATCAGCGCAAGAAACAGGGCTTCTACGCCCGCTTTTTCCAGACCAACAGCGCCCCGATGCTGTTAATCGACCCTGCCCGCGACGGCCTGATTGTGGATGCGAATCTCGCAGCCCTCAATTTTTATGGCTACAGCCACGAAGAGATGTGCAGCAAGCACACCTGGGAGATCAACACGCTGGGACGCAATATTATGCCGGTGATGATGGAGATCGCGCGCCTGCCCGGCGGCCATAAACCGCTCAACTTTATCCATCGCCTTGCCGACGGAACGACCCGGCACGTACAAACCTATGCCGGCCCCATTGAGATATACGGCGATAAGCTGATGCTCTGCATCATTCATGATATCACCGAGCAAAAACGGCTTGAGCAGGAGCTGGAACACGCCGCGCTGCGCGACTCGCTTACCGGGCTGCTCAACCGCCGCCAGTTTTATCACCTCACCGATCAAACCTCACCAAACCATCTGCCGGCACAGCAGGAGTTCAGTCTGTTGCTGGTGGATACCGATCATTTTAAGCGTATCAACGATCTGTTTGGGCATCAGAAAGGCGATGAGTTGTTGATTGCCCTCGCGCGGATGCTGGAAAGCGGTAGCCGTAAAGATGATTACGTGTTCCGCTGGGGCGGCGAGGAGTTTGTCCTGCTGCTGCCCCGCACGTCAATGGATGCGGCCATGCAGATCGCAGAGACCCTGCGCACGGCAATCGCCCGCATTGCCATTCCCGGTCTACCCCGCTTTACTGTAAGTATTGGCGTTGCGCGGCATAACCCGGACGAGAGTATCGACGATCTGTTTAAGCGCGTGGACGATGCGCTCTATCGCGCGAAAAATGATGGTCGTAACAAAGTGCTGGCGGCGTAA
- a CDS encoding DJ-1/PfpI family protein, with translation MSKKILMLVGDYAEDYETMVPFQALQMIGHQVDAVCPDKAKGDFIMTAIHDFDGAQTYSEKPGHRFVLNADFTTAKEADYDALLIPGGRAPEYLRLNEKVLELVRAFDKAGKPIAAVCHGPQLLAAAGVLKGRTCSAYPACAPEVRLSGGEYADIGIDQAHVDGNLVTAPAWPAHPQWLAKFAEVLQQ, from the coding sequence ATGAGCAAGAAGATCCTGATGCTGGTAGGCGATTACGCGGAAGATTATGAAACCATGGTCCCCTTTCAGGCTTTGCAGATGATTGGCCATCAGGTTGATGCGGTCTGCCCTGATAAAGCTAAAGGCGATTTTATCATGACGGCGATCCATGATTTTGACGGTGCCCAGACCTACAGCGAAAAGCCCGGCCACCGCTTTGTTCTCAATGCCGATTTTACTACGGCGAAAGAGGCAGATTACGATGCCCTGTTAATTCCCGGCGGACGCGCGCCGGAATATTTACGCCTGAATGAGAAGGTACTCGAACTGGTGCGGGCCTTTGACAAGGCAGGTAAGCCGATTGCCGCCGTTTGCCACGGCCCACAGCTGCTGGCTGCCGCTGGCGTTCTTAAAGGACGAACCTGTAGCGCCTACCCGGCCTGCGCGCCAGAGGTCCGCCTCAGCGGTGGCGAGTATGCCGATATTGGCATCGACCAGGCGCACGTCGACGGCAATCTGGTTACCGCGCCCGCCTGGCCTGCCCATCCGCAGTGGCTGGCAAAATTTGCTGAGGTATTGCAGCAGTAA